A region from the Vicia villosa cultivar HV-30 ecotype Madison, WI linkage group LG3, Vvil1.0, whole genome shotgun sequence genome encodes:
- the LOC131658138 gene encoding uncharacterized protein LOC131658138, producing MEDGWAKSFWNSSEIGFSFSNSLGRSGGLITLWDRNKVEVVSSFKGDGYLGTKVEWKNSFYYIVNIYSSCLLSKKKELWKKLLELQDAFKDGEWILGGDFNVIKNSSERRERTVAVNHVEMDLFSEFIDESLLEDIPCKGKKFSWFSGDGKSMSRLDRFLVSSSIVSKWGVVGQLIGDRDISDHCPVWILKDNADWGPKPFRFNNEWFSLDSFLPFVEKEWKSMKVGGRGDFILKEKLRLLKDKLRRWNKEVFGKIELDMEDGVRDLNIADERLASFNDAFFDDNLALRKESSATFWRNLRLKENMLLQKSRVKWIKEGDSNSGFFHKMMKQRRRINHLGPIFTPDGVAESVEDVKGTVFSYFEHKFLETEETRPVLDGIFFNSINGMEVADLEKLFLEPEIKEAVWEL from the coding sequence ATGGAGGATGGTTGGGCTAAAAGTTTTTGGAACTCTTCGGAGATTGGGTTTTCCTTTTCAAACTCTTTGGGTAGGTCGGGAGGCTTAATCACATTATGGGATAGAAATAAAGTGGAGGTTGTGAGTAGTTTTAAAGGTGATGGATACTTGGGCACTAAGGTGGAATGGAAGAATAGTTTCTATTACATTGTTAATATTtattcttcttgtcttttgagcAAAAAGAAGGAGTTGTGGAAGAAGCTTTTGGAGTTACAAGATGCCTTCAAAGATGGTGAGTGGATTTTGGGAGGGGACTTTAATGTCATTAAAAATTCTAGTGAAAGGAGAGAGAGGACGGTGGCGGTGAATCATGTTGAAATGGATCTTTTTTCGGAATTCATTGATGAAAGTCTTTTAGAGGACATCCCTTGCAAAGGCAAAAAGTTCTCTTGGTTTAGTGGGGATGGAAAATCCATGAGTCGTCTTGATCGCTTTCTTGTTTCTAGTAGTATTGTTTCTAAGTGGGGGGTGGTTGGTCAATTAATTGGTGATAGAGACATTTCGGATCATTGCCCGGTTTGGATTTTGAAAGATAATGCGGATTGGGGACCGAAGCCTTTTAGATTCAACAATGAGTGGTTCTCTCTTGATTCCTTCCTTCCTTTTGTGGAGAAAGAATGGAAAAGCATGAAGGTGGGAGGAAGAGGCGATTTCATTCTCAAGGAAAAACTCCGCTTACTAAAAGATAAATTAAGAAGGTGGAACAAAGAGGTTTTTGGGAAGATAGAATTGGATATGGAAGATGGAGTTCGGGACTTGAACATAGCCGACGAAAGGTTAGCTTCCTTTAATGATGCTTTTTTTGATGACAATCTAGCTTTGAGGAAGGAATCTAGTGCTACTTTTTGGAGGAATTTGCGGCTAAAAGAGAAtatgcttcttcaaaaatctAGAGTGAAATGGATTAAGGAGGGAGATTCTAATAGCGGTTTCTTTCATAAGATGATGAAACAAAGGAGAAGGATAAATCATTTAGGTCCCATTTTCACCCCGGATGGTGTGGCGGAGTCGGTTGAAGATGTCAAAGGTACGGTGTTTAGCTACTTTGAGCATAAATTTTTAGAAACGGAGGAGACTAGGCCGGTCCTGGATGGTATCTTTTTTAATTCTATCAACGGTATGGAAGTGGCGGATCTTGAGAAGCTTTTTCTAGAGCCCGAAATTAAGGAAGCGGTGTGGGAGTTGTAA